In Alicyclobacillus macrosporangiidus CPP55, a single window of DNA contains:
- a CDS encoding polysaccharide biosynthesis C-terminal domain-containing protein gives MSTSRTTLFTMIYKGVLSGLGFLSSAALAWALSKPDRVEFQFAGTIAQTGMTFVGGFTNYYAYALPKHPEDARGVVQTGNLFVGLASIVVLLVAGASFAAGGFGGGADRPWRWALMCMPLTFIFGYGSRLLQAADEIAWLNRVNTLQPLIFLLFVGGLFALPYADRDAARLTGAYAAWIASFALAAFLTMVVTYRRLGVPGGWAWRLHPRHWRGTWQYGGWSSIAQGVNILNYRMDFWMVYHFLPAAEASVYGIAVVASEVLLNISGSIQSVMFRRMTGTDQQDAIAATELSCRHTLLSSALVAIAMFVTFPWLILFAYPGYGAAILPFFILLPGLVVKAASNIVIQYATNALGQPKTSIWMNGVSALVNAAACLILLPTLGMVGGAIASTLSYAISFVIYIVWFGRVAGVHPSGLYCIRRTDLAPYLRMWSAVRRRLGGNPD, from the coding sequence GTGAGCACCTCACGCACCACCTTGTTCACCATGATCTACAAGGGTGTCCTGTCGGGGCTCGGCTTTTTGAGCAGCGCTGCTCTGGCATGGGCGCTCTCCAAACCGGATCGCGTCGAATTCCAGTTCGCCGGCACCATCGCCCAGACGGGGATGACGTTTGTCGGCGGGTTCACCAATTACTACGCGTACGCGCTGCCCAAGCACCCGGAGGATGCCCGGGGCGTGGTACAGACAGGGAATCTGTTCGTGGGCCTCGCGAGCATCGTCGTCCTTCTCGTAGCGGGCGCCAGCTTCGCTGCGGGAGGGTTCGGGGGCGGCGCGGATCGACCGTGGCGGTGGGCGCTGATGTGCATGCCGCTCACCTTCATCTTCGGGTACGGGTCCCGTCTGCTCCAAGCCGCTGACGAGATCGCCTGGTTGAACCGGGTGAACACCTTGCAGCCGCTGATCTTCCTGCTGTTCGTCGGCGGGTTGTTCGCGTTGCCCTACGCCGATCGAGACGCCGCCCGGCTTACGGGGGCATATGCCGCCTGGATTGCCAGTTTCGCATTGGCGGCCTTCCTGACCATGGTCGTCACCTACCGGCGCCTCGGCGTGCCAGGCGGATGGGCCTGGCGGCTGCATCCCCGGCATTGGCGGGGCACCTGGCAATACGGCGGTTGGTCGTCCATCGCTCAGGGCGTCAACATCCTCAACTACCGCATGGACTTCTGGATGGTATACCACTTCCTGCCTGCCGCCGAGGCGTCCGTGTATGGCATCGCCGTCGTCGCCTCGGAGGTGCTCCTCAACATCTCCGGCTCCATCCAGTCGGTGATGTTCCGGCGGATGACGGGCACGGACCAACAGGACGCCATCGCGGCGACGGAGCTGTCTTGCCGGCACACGCTGCTCTCGTCGGCCCTGGTCGCGATCGCGATGTTCGTGACCTTCCCGTGGCTCATCCTGTTCGCCTATCCCGGGTACGGGGCGGCGATCCTGCCGTTTTTCATCCTGCTGCCCGGGCTCGTGGTCAAGGCGGCGAGTAACATCGTGATCCAATACGCGACCAACGCCCTGGGCCAACCGAAGACATCCATCTGGATGAACGGCGTGTCGGCGTTGGTCAATGCCGCCGCCTGCCTGATCCTGCTGCCCACCCTCGGCATGGTGGGCGGCGCCATCGCCTCCACCCTGTCGTACGCGATCTCGTTCGTCATCTATATCGTCTGGTTCGGTCGCGTCGCCGGCGTCCATCCGTCCGGCCTGTACTGCATCCGGCGGACGGACCTGGCGCCTTACTTGCGCATGTGGTCGGCGGTTCGCCGGCGGCTCGGGGGTAACCCGGACTGA